CTGCAATTAAGCATGGGATCCTACCATACAAATAAAAGCTTTCACGTGCCAGGCATCAGTACATCCGATACCTGTATCACTTTGTTTATcataaagattattattattaacatgtatttatataacgccaacatattgcgtagcactgtaaagtaaatgtgattatacaactaaatcacatgaattctatacatagaataAATAGACTATtgattattcttttattttcttacagTGTTCAGGCTCGGCAACTTTGTGCATGCTTTAAAAGCTTCAAAAGCATCCATGCAGATTTTAGACCCAATTCCACGCTGCTGCCTAACTGCGGCCAACTTGAATCGTGTCTTCTATTTCGTATGTGACACAGTTCTTTGGGCACGAAGTGTTGGCGTAGTGTCTGGTATCAGCAAGGAGACATGGCTTTACAGAGCAACCAAGTGTTATTACTACTCACTTCTGCTCAATATACTTACAAATATATACGAAATATCATGGCGTATGGAAAAAGAGGCCAAGGAGAGAAAACAGCAAGCAAGTGATACTATTACTGCTGAAAGTGACCAAGACCTGAAAATCCTTTCTGTTTTACCAAAAGGGTTTGAGAATTTCCTGTTCCTGCTCTTTTTAAGTTTCCGAAACCACCCACCTCTTTTGTTAGATACCGTGAAAAATGTCTGTGACCTTTTAAGTCCCCTTGATCGCTTAGAAATATACAGTACCAATCAAGGGGTCATTGGCATTTGTGGCCTTGTCTCTTCTATTGTAGGCATCCTTACTGTGGCAAATCCATCACTAAAGATAAAGCACTTAACATAAAATACTACTAAAGAGTTAAAAAAGCATAGCGAGAATGCAATTCTAGAAACAGAATATGTCAGAGAGATCTAGGTTTACGGTAActtgattttaattttattaattaggCATTGAAATGTTTGCAATATCATTTTTTTCAGCACTTTGtaccattttaaatatttttactttacaaAGAAGGTTTGAcaggtatttataaatatacagactttttacatttcaaaagtcTTGCTCTGCTACTGTTTTTCTCTTTCTAGTCTTTACAATTTATGCAAAGATGGAAGATGACTAAAGCATAGTGGGCAATAAACAGCTATTTAACGACATACAGCCGACCCTGTGAACCCTGGGGGCTTGGCCTGGTCATGTGGGCTGCTATATTGGACTACTTTGCCTTTCTTCCAGCTACCAACCCCCCATACATACTGTTCAATGAGTGGTGGGACCAATCCCAGCCTTTTCCACACAAATCAATATTTGATAGGTCATTAACATATTGATCAATCATCCTTATTTATTTGGGAAGGACTAGTGTTAGGCCTTTATACACAGGCCAGTGTTTGTCAGTGTATAGGCACCTAGTGGCTTTACTGTGAATTAAATAATTCATCATGCCTGCATATACCTTTAGATTAGGGGCATAAAGGCAAAAATGAACGTTCAGAACAAATTTCTCCCATGGGCATTTAAGAAGTCTAtgtaagatggccttcctgtaattcagagctttctggataatgggttttggacttctgtatcagcccatggcaaccacagccctttaacagggaagatttgtgtctccaaagatgccccagtagctccccatcttcttttctgctgattcactgcacatgctctgtgctgctgtcacttaataagcttaggaacccactcaaaataaacagtacacatagaatagaaatgtcacaatataaggctgattagtaattaatacagataattactacatggcagcacagaaagcagt
Above is a genomic segment from Xenopus laevis strain J_2021 chromosome 3L, Xenopus_laevis_v10.1, whole genome shotgun sequence containing:
- the pex11a.L gene encoding peroxisomal membrane protein 11A isoform X2, producing the protein MDSFIQITNQSQGRDRFFRATQYACMLLRYLVENKPGAQKVAMKLKQVESNMSSGRKLFRLGNFVHALKASKASMQILDPIPRCCLTAANLNRVFYFVCDTVLWARSVGVVSGISKETWLYRATKCYYYSLLLNILTNIYEISWRMEKEAKERKQQASDTITAESDQDLKILSVLPKGFENFLFLLFLSFRNHPPLLLDTVKNVCDLLSPLDRLEIYSTNQGVIGICGLVSSIVGILTVANPSLKIKHLT
- the pex11a.L gene encoding peroxisomal membrane protein 11A isoform X1 — encoded protein: MGLVGPVSTKTLDKECNRKTNWFKECPAIIHQCVAIPSVPVTMDSFIQITNQSQGRDRFFRATQYACMLLRYLVENKPGAQKVAMKLKQVESNMSSGRKLFRLGNFVHALKASKASMQILDPIPRCCLTAANLNRVFYFVCDTVLWARSVGVVSGISKETWLYRATKCYYYSLLLNILTNIYEISWRMEKEAKERKQQASDTITAESDQDLKILSVLPKGFENFLFLLFLSFRNHPPLLLDTVKNVCDLLSPLDRLEIYSTNQGVIGICGLVSSIVGILTVANPSLKIKHLT